The following coding sequences lie in one Bacteroides helcogenes P 36-108 genomic window:
- a CDS encoding UvrD-helicase domain-containing protein gives MELLVYKASAGSGKTFTLAVEYIKHLIQNPHAYRQILAVTFTNKATAEMKERILQQLYGIWKGDPASDAYLSRIKEDLGKRKDNLSETEVISPFTAGSEDEELRKRAGMALQYMLHDYSRFRVETIDSFFQSVMRNLARELELSPNLNIELNNTEVLSDAVDSLIEKLTATSPVLAWLLEYINERIADDKRWNVSNEVKGFGRNIFDESYMERGEKLRQCLRDPDALKLYREVLRDMETEALEQMKAFYDQFEGELEGHNLTPEDLKGGTRGIGSYFRKLRDGKLTDKDVITVTLQNSLADAKNWATKTSRRRDDIVRLAETSLLPLLQDAERLRPQKSRTLNSCRLSLQHLNKLRLLNHIDEEVRTLNREHNRFLLSDTSALLHKLVREGDSSFVFEKIGANIRNVMIDEFQDTSRMQWDNFRLLLLEGLSQGADSLIVGDVKQSIYRWRNGDWGILNSLGNDDETTPGYGQAMKNGGLPSHFPVRVETLKTNRRSETRIIRFNNALFTLAANYLNTLYLDELKKECYPLKRAYADVAQESPKTKERGYIKASFLSPDEEHNYTEQTLAAMGKQVRELLDAGVRPDDITILVRKNKNIPPIADYFDKELRLAVVSDEAFRLDASQAVCMLMDALRYLSNPENIIAKASLIVGYQTIFSPQATPAEAMQPQAILSDEMLPPAFTSRMETLRLMPLYELLEELFGIFGMSRVEKQDAYLFSFFDAVTEYLQNNSSEPDSFIRFWEETLCAKTIPGGETDGIRILSIHKSKGLEFHTVLVPFCDWKLENETNNQLVWCTAPEAPYNAINLIPVSYSATMAESVYQEDYLRERLQLWVDNLNLLYVALTRAGKNLILWSKKDQKGTMAELLAHTLPQMAHTGTGGWNEEQSVYEDGQPCPSATKAPATASPTFINKLTQKPAKLPVHMESMLHDIEFRQSNRSADFIAGVDEEQSDQRFINRGRLLHTLFSDIETEADIDDAISRLVFEGIIGHTETEQQIRELTRRAFTQPMVKDWYSGSWQLFNECDIIWQEEGELRTRRPDRVMMKDGETVVVDFKFGKPDKKYNKQVQGYMQLLACMGYAPQKIRGYLWYVEEGSVEEVRAAV, from the coding sequence ATGGAACTATTAGTATATAAAGCTTCCGCCGGCTCCGGCAAGACCTTTACACTGGCTGTGGAGTACATCAAACATTTGATACAGAACCCGCATGCTTACCGACAGATTCTTGCCGTGACCTTCACCAACAAGGCCACGGCCGAAATGAAAGAACGTATTCTCCAACAACTTTACGGCATCTGGAAAGGCGATCCGGCTTCCGATGCCTATCTGTCGCGCATCAAGGAAGATCTGGGAAAAAGAAAAGACAACCTGTCGGAGACTGAAGTCATCTCGCCCTTCACGGCAGGAAGCGAAGACGAGGAACTGAGGAAGCGCGCCGGAATGGCTTTGCAATATATGCTGCATGATTACAGCCGCTTCCGCGTAGAAACCATCGACTCTTTTTTTCAGTCTGTCATGCGCAATTTGGCCAGAGAACTGGAGCTTAGTCCGAACCTGAATATCGAACTCAATAATACGGAGGTTTTAAGTGATGCGGTAGACAGCCTCATCGAAAAGCTGACTGCCACCTCGCCCGTATTAGCGTGGCTGCTGGAGTATATCAACGAGCGTATTGCCGATGATAAACGCTGGAATGTCTCCAACGAAGTAAAAGGATTCGGACGTAATATCTTTGATGAAAGTTATATGGAACGGGGCGAGAAACTGCGCCAATGCCTTCGTGATCCCGACGCTCTGAAGCTTTACCGGGAAGTGTTGCGCGACATGGAAACCGAAGCGCTGGAGCAGATGAAAGCCTTCTATGACCAGTTTGAAGGAGAGCTTGAAGGACATAACCTCACCCCCGAAGACTTGAAAGGAGGTACACGAGGCATAGGCAGCTATTTCCGCAAGCTGCGCGACGGCAAACTGACGGACAAAGATGTCATCACCGTCACCCTGCAAAACAGTCTGGCGGATGCCAAAAACTGGGCCACAAAGACATCCCGACGCCGGGATGATATCGTCCGTCTGGCCGAGACCAGCCTTCTCCCCCTCCTGCAAGACGCAGAAAGACTGCGTCCGCAGAAGAGCCGCACCCTGAACAGTTGCCGCCTTTCCTTGCAGCACCTGAACAAGCTGCGACTTCTCAATCACATAGACGAGGAAGTGCGCACGCTGAACAGAGAGCACAACCGCTTCCTCCTTTCAGACACCAGCGCCTTGCTACATAAACTGGTGCGTGAAGGGGACTCTTCTTTCGTGTTCGAGAAGATAGGAGCCAACATACGCAATGTGATGATCGACGAGTTTCAGGACACCAGCCGCATGCAATGGGACAACTTCCGCCTGCTGCTGCTCGAAGGGCTATCGCAGGGGGCCGACAGCCTGATTGTGGGTGACGTGAAGCAATCCATCTACCGATGGCGCAACGGTGACTGGGGCATACTGAACAGTCTGGGAAATGACGACGAGACAACGCCGGGCTACGGGCAGGCAATGAAGAACGGCGGACTGCCGAGCCACTTCCCCGTCCGCGTAGAAACCCTGAAGACAAACAGGCGAAGCGAAACCCGCATCATCCGCTTTAACAACGCGCTATTCACCTTGGCCGCCAATTACCTCAACACGCTGTACCTTGATGAGCTGAAAAAGGAATGCTATCCCCTGAAACGCGCTTATGCCGACGTGGCGCAAGAATCGCCCAAAACCAAAGAGCGCGGCTACATCAAAGCCTCCTTCCTCAGTCCGGATGAAGAACACAACTATACCGAGCAAACACTCGCGGCCATGGGCAAGCAAGTGCGAGAGCTGCTGGACGCAGGCGTGCGGCCTGACGACATCACAATCCTGGTGCGTAAAAACAAGAACATCCCCCCAATTGCCGACTACTTCGACAAAGAACTGCGGTTGGCGGTAGTTTCCGACGAAGCATTCCGATTGGACGCCTCGCAAGCCGTATGCATGCTGATGGACGCCCTCCGCTACCTGTCCAATCCAGAGAACATAATAGCCAAAGCCTCGCTCATCGTCGGCTATCAGACGATATTCTCCCCCCAGGCCACGCCGGCCGAAGCAATGCAGCCCCAAGCCATCCTATCCGACGAGATGTTGCCACCAGCATTCACTTCACGCATGGAGACACTACGCCTGATGCCCCTATATGAGCTCTTAGAAGAACTGTTCGGCATATTCGGAATGAGCCGCGTCGAAAAGCAAGACGCCTACCTGTTCTCCTTCTTCGATGCCGTGACGGAATACCTCCAGAACAACTCTTCCGAACCGGACAGCTTCATACGCTTCTGGGAAGAAACCCTCTGCGCCAAAACCATACCCGGCGGCGAGACGGACGGAATCCGCATTCTGTCCATTCACAAGTCCAAAGGACTGGAGTTCCACACGGTACTCGTGCCCTTCTGCGACTGGAAGCTGGAAAACGAAACGAACAACCAACTCGTGTGGTGCACCGCCCCCGAAGCACCCTACAATGCCATCAACCTGATTCCCGTCAGCTATTCGGCCACCATGGCAGAGTCCGTTTATCAAGAAGACTACTTGCGCGAACGGCTGCAACTCTGGGTGGACAACCTCAACCTGCTTTACGTGGCCCTTACCCGCGCCGGAAAAAACCTCATTCTCTGGAGCAAGAAAGACCAAAAAGGCACAATGGCGGAACTGCTGGCCCACACCTTGCCACAAATGGCCCACACGGGAACCGGTGGCTGGAACGAAGAACAGTCCGTCTATGAAGATGGACAGCCCTGCCCTTCGGCCACAAAAGCTCCAGCCACCGCCTCCCCCACCTTCATCAACAAGCTGACACAAAAGCCGGCGAAGCTGCCCGTACACATGGAAAGCATGCTGCACGACATCGAGTTCCGCCAGTCCAACCGTTCGGCGGACTTCATAGCGGGAGTGGACGAGGAACAGTCCGACCAACGCTTCATCAACCGCGGACGCCTGCTGCACACCCTCTTCTCCGACATCGAAACGGAGGCCGACATCGACGACGCCATCAGCCGGCTCGTATTCGAAGGCATCATCGGGCACACCGAAACCGAACAGCAGATAAGAGAACTTACCCGCCGAGCCTTCACGCAGCCCATGGTCAAAGACTGGTACTCAGGCTCATGGCAGCTCTTCAACGAATGCGACATCATCTGGCAGGAAGAAGGAGAACTGCGCACCCGACGCCCCGACCGCGTGATGATGAAGGACGGAGAAACCGTGGTGGTGGACTTCAAGTTCGGCAAACCCGACAAGAAGTACAACAAGCAGGTGCAAGGATATATGCAACTGCTGGCATGCATGGGCTACGCCCCCCAAAAGATCAGGGGCTATCTGTGGTACGTGGAAGAAGGAAGCGTGGAAGAAGTGCGTGCAGCGGTGTGA